One window from the genome of Paraneptunicella aestuarii encodes:
- a CDS encoding DUF2802 domain-containing protein, whose translation MQYISLLVAGIAIILAVFFYLRGEQNRQQLQQKLQQLEQRQPSIEKGYNQLQDMLHEIRTGMLGLGNRVKELEASIRTLENKQTEIANRQVEFEHQEASSPLYTKANKLVAAGASIEEIMQECDIPRAEAELLISLHKK comes from the coding sequence ATGCAGTACATTTCGCTATTAGTTGCGGGCATCGCTATTATTTTGGCTGTGTTCTTCTATTTGCGTGGTGAGCAAAATCGTCAGCAATTACAGCAGAAGTTACAACAACTGGAGCAACGGCAGCCAAGTATCGAGAAAGGCTATAATCAACTGCAAGATATGTTGCACGAGATACGCACTGGTATGTTGGGGCTGGGAAACCGGGTCAAGGAACTGGAAGCCAGTATCAGAACGCTGGAAAATAAACAAACTGAGATAGCCAACCGACAGGTTGAGTTTGAACATCAGGAAGCCAGTAGCCCTCTATATACTAAAGCCAATAAATTGGTGGCCGCTGGTGCATCAATTGAGGAGATTATGCAGGAGTGCGACATTCCTCGCGCAGAAGCGGAACTACTC
- a CDS encoding chemotaxis protein CheW, with protein sequence MSDERTNTAEDVNDEVLQWVTYRLGDETYGINVMQVQEVLRYTEIAPVPGAPDYVLGIINLRGNVVTVIDTRSRFGLPSAETTDNTRIVIIESDEQVVGILVDSVAEVVYLKTSEIDSAPNVGTEESAKFIQGVSNRDGELLILVDLNKLLTDDEWDEISKI encoded by the coding sequence ATGAGTGATGAAAGAACTAACACTGCTGAAGATGTAAATGATGAAGTCCTGCAATGGGTGACTTATCGCCTTGGTGACGAAACCTATGGCATTAATGTTATGCAGGTGCAGGAAGTATTGAGATACACTGAAATTGCGCCTGTACCGGGAGCACCAGATTATGTGTTGGGTATTATCAACCTGCGCGGTAACGTGGTTACGGTTATTGATACTCGCTCTCGTTTTGGTTTGCCGTCAGCTGAAACTACTGATAATACTCGTATCGTTATTATTGAGTCAGATGAACAGGTTGTCGGTATTTTGGTTGATAGCGTAGCTGAAGTTGTCTATCTGAAAACATCCGAAATCGATAGTGCGCCGAATGTGGGCACTGAAGAAAGCGCTAAATTTATCCAGGGCGTTTCTAATCGTGATGGCGAGCTATTAATTTTGGTGGATTTGAATAAATTGCTCACTGATGATGAGTGGGACGAAATCTCCAAAATATAA
- a CDS encoding chemotaxis protein CheW, translating into MNNGSFANEDVMEEYLSALLTDEPFVKDQVQRESVARLLEKVEPKAPEPVVEIIAEEVMVEEVVDVPPAVEVKAPRVKIPEEKTPEPVSTPASRTISAPIAEILPELELPEKVETSIDSLEILKGGRFQALFFEVAGLTLAVPLIQLGGIHNLEEPSPLFGKPSWFMGIMLHREEKLNTVDTAKWVMPEKYNEKLAESLNYQYLIMLGESRWGLTCETLINTVTLSPDDVKWREERGKRPWLAGMVKEKMCALLDITQLIDMLDKGLTSNEQ; encoded by the coding sequence ATGAACAACGGATCATTTGCAAATGAAGATGTGATGGAAGAATATTTGTCAGCCTTGCTGACAGATGAACCTTTTGTTAAAGATCAGGTTCAGCGTGAATCTGTTGCTCGATTGCTGGAAAAGGTTGAACCTAAAGCACCAGAACCTGTTGTGGAGATCATTGCTGAAGAAGTGATGGTTGAAGAAGTTGTAGATGTACCACCTGCAGTTGAAGTAAAAGCGCCGCGGGTGAAAATTCCAGAGGAAAAGACACCAGAGCCCGTATCGACACCTGCTTCTAGAACTATTTCTGCTCCAATAGCTGAAATATTGCCAGAACTGGAATTGCCGGAGAAAGTAGAAACATCCATTGATAGTTTGGAGATACTAAAAGGCGGTCGATTCCAGGCATTGTTCTTTGAAGTTGCTGGTTTAACTCTTGCTGTTCCTCTCATTCAGCTGGGCGGTATACATAATCTGGAAGAACCAAGCCCCTTGTTCGGAAAACCGAGCTGGTTTATGGGGATTATGTTGCATCGTGAAGAAAAATTGAATACGGTCGATACAGCAAAATGGGTAATGCCAGAAAAGTACAACGAAAAACTGGCAGAATCATTAAATTATCAATATCTTATAATGCTAGGTGAGAGCCGTTGGGGATTGACTTGTGAAACACTGATTAACACGGTTACCTTAAGTCCGGATGACGTTAAATGGCGTGAAGAAAGGGGGAAAAGACCCTGGCTTGCCGGCATGGTAAAAGAAAAGATGTGTGCTTTGCTCGATATTACCCAATTAATTGATATGCTTGATAAAGGGCTCACAAGTAACGAACAATAA